In Pseudomonas saponiphila, the genomic stretch AGCCCTCTTCATGGCAACCTGCGCTCATGCATGCTTCCCACCTGATTTACGTCGCCCCTCTGCTCTCGCTGGCGCTGCTCTGGAGCGTGGCGGTGATCACCCCCGGACCGAACTTCTTCACCACCGCGCAGCTGGCGGCCGGCTGCTCACGGCGTCACGGCCTGCTGGCCGCCTTCGGGGTGGCCAGCGGCACCGTGCTATGGGGGCTGGCCGGGGGGCTGGGGATCAAGTCGCTGTTCAGCGCGGCGCCGGCGCTCTACGTGGTGTTCAAGGTCGCCGGTGGTTGCTACCTGATCTATCTGGGGCTCAAGCAGTTCAAGCGCAAACCGGCCCCGGGCACGGCAGATGCCGCGGTGACACGCGAAGGTTCGCGGAGCCTGTTCTCGGCCTACCGGTTGGGCTTGCTCGGCAACATGACCAACCCCAAATCGGCGCTGTTCGTGGCGACCATTTTCGCAACAGCGATGCCGGCGTCGCCGCCACCGCTGTTGCTGGGGCTGGCGGTGCTGACCATGGCTGGCCTGTCGTTGTCCTGGTATTGCAGCGTGGCGCTGTTTTTCGCCAGCAGCCGGGTGGCGGGCGTCTATGCCCGGGCCCGCCTGTGGCTGGATCGCTTCGCCGGTGGCTGCTACCTGCTGTTCGGCGGGCACCTGCTGGCCAATCGCTGAACCCCGGTTTTTTGTGTTTGTGCCGATCTGATACTCAACAAGGACGACCCGTCCCCCCTCTCAGGAGACTGAACATGGCAGTGACTTTTCGCCCGGCGGTAGAGGCCGACATTGCGCGTATCTGCAGTTTCGTGGGCAACCCCGAAGAGCTGTTTTTCTTCTTTCCCGCTGCCACCTGGCCGCTGACCCACGACCAACTGCGCGACTCCATCGCCCGGCGTAGCGACTCGACGGTGATCGAGCAAGACGGGCAGGTGGTGGGTTTTGCCAATTTTTATCGCTGGGAAAATGGCGGCACTTGCACCATCGGCAACGTGATCGTCGACCCCGAAGTGCGCGGTGCCGGCCTGGGCGCCCAGTTGATCGGCCAGATGATCTCGATCGCCCGCAGCAAGCACCAGGCCAGCGAGGTGACCCTGTCCTGCTTCAACAGCAATGTGGCGGGGTTGCTGTTGTATCCGAAGCTGGGGTTTGTGCCGTTCGCCATCGAAGAGCGCAAGAACAAGGAACAGCAGCGGGTGGCGCTGATTCACCTGCGCTACAGCCCGAGCTGAAACCATGGGCCATCAGAGAACGTTCAATAGGAACCAGTCATGAGCAAGTTGCGGGTCGGGATTATTTTTGGTGGTCGTTCGGCGGAACACGAAGTGTCGCTGCAGTCGGCACGCAATATCGTCGATGCCCTGGATCGCACGCGCTTCGAGCCGGTGCTGATTGGCATCGACAAGCAGGGGCACTGGCACCTCAACGACACCTCGAACTTTTTGATCAATCAGGAAAACCCGGCGCTGATCGCCCTCAACCAGTCCAACCGCGAGCTGGCGGTGGTGCCGGGCAAGGCCAGCCAGCAGTTGCTGGAAACCGGCAGCCAGGAGTTGCTGGGACATGTGGATGTGATCTTCCCGATTGTCCACGGCACCCTGGGTGAAGACGGTTGCCTGCAAGGCCTGTTGCGCATGGCCGACCTGCCTTTTGTCGGCTCCGACGTGCTGGGTTCGGCGGTGTGCATGGACAAGGACGTCAGCAAGCGTCTGTTGCGCGATGCCGGGCTGGCCGTGACCCCGTTCATTACCCTGACCCGGGCCAGCCGCAGCCGCTACGGTTTTGCCCAGGCGCGGGAAGCGCTCGGCCTGCCGCTGTTCGTCAAACCGGCGAACCAGGGTTCTTCGGTGGGCGTGAGCAAGGTCGAGAACGAGGCCGACTACGATGCCGCGGTGGAGCTGGCCCTGGGGTTCGATCACAAAGTGCTGGTGGAGTCGGCGGTGCGCGGGCGGGAAATCGAATGCGCGGTGCTGGGCAATGACCAGCCAGTCGCCAGCGGCTGCGGCGAGATCGTGGTCAGCAACGGTTTCTAT encodes the following:
- a CDS encoding LysE family translocator is translated as MHASHLIYVAPLLSLALLWSVAVITPGPNFFTTAQLAAGCSRRHGLLAAFGVASGTVLWGLAGGLGIKSLFSAAPALYVVFKVAGGCYLIYLGLKQFKRKPAPGTADAAVTREGSRSLFSAYRLGLLGNMTNPKSALFVATIFATAMPASPPPLLLGLAVLTMAGLSLSWYCSVALFFASSRVAGVYARARLWLDRFAGGCYLLFGGHLLANR
- a CDS encoding GNAT family N-acetyltransferase; this encodes MAVTFRPAVEADIARICSFVGNPEELFFFFPAATWPLTHDQLRDSIARRSDSTVIEQDGQVVGFANFYRWENGGTCTIGNVIVDPEVRGAGLGAQLIGQMISIARSKHQASEVTLSCFNSNVAGLLLYPKLGFVPFAIEERKNKEQQRVALIHLRYSPS
- the ddlA gene encoding D-alanine--D-alanine ligase, with the translated sequence MSKLRVGIIFGGRSAEHEVSLQSARNIVDALDRTRFEPVLIGIDKQGHWHLNDTSNFLINQENPALIALNQSNRELAVVPGKASQQLLETGSQELLGHVDVIFPIVHGTLGEDGCLQGLLRMADLPFVGSDVLGSAVCMDKDVSKRLLRDAGLAVTPFITLTRASRSRYGFAQAREALGLPLFVKPANQGSSVGVSKVENEADYDAAVELALGFDHKVLVESAVRGREIECAVLGNDQPVASGCGEIVVSNGFYSYDSKYIDAEAARVLVPADISVEHSERIRALAIEAFQVLGCSGLARVDVFLTDDGEVLINEINSLPGFTRISMYPKLWQATGMRYSELVSRLIELALERHAERQALKINR